Within Candidatus Gastranaerophilales bacterium, the genomic segment AAAGAATTATGGGTAAAGATAAATCTTACCTACATTATTACAAAAGGATTATAAAAGATTATGAAAGAGGTAATTGGAATTTTGACATAAGAATTTTAATTACAAAGTCGATGTGCCTTGCCCTATTTCTGTTGCAAGAAGGGGATACAAGAAACAATTTTGCTTAAGCATAATCGATTTTGAAAAATTTAGAGTAGAATATGAAAAATATTTAAATGAATATTTATACCCATGGCAGTATGTCAGAAAAAATAAAATTATTGCCCGCAAAACTTGGATTAAAAAACATGGTTATATCACTAAAGGTAATCAATATTGCCAAAAATCGATGTATGATTGTACAAAATGCCTTAATAGAACCGCTTGTGAAGTTGCAAAGAAACATACTAATAATGAACCGGCGATGCTTAAAATGACAAAGATGTTGGAATTATTATATGGAAATTTACAATCTGGTCATTATGCTAGTTTAATTGATTAAGTTAAACCTTTTAATAAATGAGAGTAGTCTTATACATGAATAATAACAAATACATTTAGAAAGTAAATTCATTTCTTTAAACCGTACTTGTTTAGCGGGTTATATCTCCCCCACCGGCACAATATTTATCTCTCTGTTCAAAGGCAATATTTTATCATAAAGGCAAATAACTGCGCCTTTACCGACAGGTTTTCCTAATTTTTCAAGCACTTTGAACGACGAAATATTTTTTCGCAACGGGGCAGCTGTTTTTTTAACTTCAACAGGATATAAAGTGCCATCTGTGTCAAATACAAAATCGATTTCCTGTTGGTTTGTGTCTCGATAAAAATATATATTTGGGGTTTTACCGTTGTTCCAATAGGATTTTAAAATTTCGGCAAAAACATAAGTTTCAAAAATTGCTCCGTTCATTGCCCCGTTTGCAAGAGTTTTTGGAGTATCCCAACCGGTTAAATAAGCACACAAGCCGGTGTCCAAAAAATACATTTTGGGTGTTTTGATTATTCGTTTTGTAATGTTGTTGTAATAAGGATACAAGAACTTAATTAACCCTGATGTTTCAAGAATTGATGCCCAAGCTTTTGCAGTCTTCACATCAATATCAACATCGCGTGCAATATCTGTATAATTAATCAACTGCCCTGTGCGTGCTGCAATTGCTTTTAAGAAATTTAAAAACTGAATTTCATCGCCTATTTTGGTAATGTCTTTAACATCGCGTGTGATATAAGTTTGCACGTATGAACTGTAAAATATATCTCGGGGCATATCTTTGTCTGAAAGCAGTTTTGGGAAAGAGCCTCTAAAAATAATTTCATAAACCTCATTAATATCAAGCGGCTTTGTTTTTAATTTAATTCTATTTTCAATCCATTCGTCAGTCGGCAAAAAGGCGCTGGAATGTTCAATATTATTTGTCAATTCAGGATATGAAATTCCAAGCATATCAATAATCGCAACCCTGCCTGCCAGTGTTTCTGTGACATTTTTCATTAAATGGAATTTTTGCGAACCCGTGAGCCAAAATGCTCCCGGCTGCTGATTTTTATCAACATGCATTTTAATATATGAAAATAATTCAGGTGCATATTGAACCTCGTCAATAATTAGCGGAGGCTTATGAATTTGTAAAAACAACCCCGGATCTTCTTTTGCAAGGCGTCTTTGCTCTAAGTCATCAAGTGTGACATACTCGCGCTCAGGCGCTAGAGTTTCCAGTAAAGTAGTTTTTCCAACCTGTCTTGGACCTGTGATAAGAATTACGGAAAAATGTTTTGATATTTCAAGTATAGTTTTAGAGAGTTGACGTGGTAACATTTGTGCCTCCTGATTCTTGACACAATTTAGTTTAATATGGAGCATAATTCCATATTAAACTAAAAATACCAAAAGTCAAGTTCTAATTATTCAAAATTTTTAATTTTTACTTTGTATAAATTTGATCATGATATAATACTGGATTTGCCACACCTTTCTTTGTATATTCGGCAGGAACCCTTTTATTGAAAAAATAATTCTTTATTTTTTCAGGAGCATCTACTTCTGAAAATTCATAACGCTCGCCTCCATTTACAGGATGCCAATATTGCATTTCCATAATAATTTACTCCTTTCATTAAATTCGGAGAGGAGGCAGGCACGTTGTTTGAGTAATCGCGTTGCTCAACTCAAACTCACTGGCTGCATCCGTCAAACTACGCAATCAGAGATTGCTTGTTTGTCGTAGTGCTCAAACCCACTGACAAGGCAAAGCCTTGTGCGGGTTCAAACCCCTCGTACATAAAAAACAGAGAGAACTGTCTTATGACAGTTTTCTCTGTTTTTAAATTAGGAGAAGGTGGGATTCGAACCCACGGTGCGCTCGTCACGCACGACGGTTTTCAAGACCGCTCCTTTAAACCACTCAGGCACTTCTCCGATTGGGCTTTAAGTATATAATACAATAAGAAAATATTTTTGCAATATTAATCCCGTTGCAAAAATCAGAAAAATTTGTCTTTTGTGCTATCCTTAGTGAGGACAGATGACGAGTGGCGAAAATATGGAAATAAATGTTTGTTTTGCATCGGATGATAATTACTCGCAGCATTTGGCTGTAGCTATTGCATCTACGCTTTTAAATACGGCAAAAGATGATTTTATAAACTGTTTTATTATAGATGATGGCATAAGTAATGAAAACAAAGCTAAAATTGCAGAAATTTCAAAGTTTGCACCTTGCCGAATTACGTATGTAAAAATCAACCCCGAAGACTTCAAAGGATGTTATTTGCCTGAGGGAGTGCATTTTACCATGGCTACTTTTTATCGTTTAAAAGCGCCTTCACTTTTTCCTGATATTGATAAAATTATTTATCTTGACTCGGATATGATTATACAAGGTTCTTTGGCGACTTTGTTTGACAAAGATTTGGCTGATTATTACGTTGCAGGTGCAAGAGATATTTTTGCTTTGGATGAAAACAGTATATATATCAATGCAGGGATGTCTATGTTTAACCTTGCTAAAATGCGCCAGGACAACGTAGAGGATGCGCTTTTAGACTACGTTAGGAACAATGCTACAAGCTGCCCGGACCAGGATGCGATTAATGTCGTGTGCAAAGGTAAAATTTTGCCTGTTGAATTAAAATGGAATAATCAATGCATGAAGGTTTATCAAACTACTGACCCCTCTGTCAAAACCAAAAAGACAGAAAAAACTCAGATTTTGCACTTTATAGGCAAATGTAAGCCTTGGCAGCATAAAGGGCATTATGAGCAAAAAGTTATTTATTATCACTATTTGAATAAAACACCTTTTGCTGATTTTAAAACAAAATATTTGCAATGGATTGAAAATATTATAACAGCTGCTTTTTGTTTTTACGAAGAAGGCGACCATTATAAATACAGGATTTTTACGTTGAAAGGCAAAATAAAAAAACGTAAATAACACATATATTTATTATAAACTTTAAAAAGAGGCTACCGTTTTTGGGGCAGCCTCTTTTTAATTGAAAAAATTATTTTAAATTCTTATTTCGTTTAAAAGGTAGTTTGCTATCCATTGGAAATCATTGTTTAATATTGAAGCTTCTTCAATGAATGATACGCAAGAAACACCTATTCTGATTAAGCACATTGCGCACAAACCTCTGGTTATACCCTTAGAAGTTTGCATATGTTCTATCATTTCGGGAACGAACTTTAAACCTTTTGCTACGATTTCGTTCTCGATTTTATTTTTTAAAGTCGGTTCTGCTTCTGATGCTCTTTCCATAAGTTTTTCGAATTCTGATTTTAAAGCTTCGCTTTTGTAAAAACTTATGGGATTGTTTTCTAATAGTGCCTGCATGACTTATTCCTGTACTACTCTGATATTATTTTTGATTATACATGCAAAAATTCCCTGAATACGATTTCCTTACATAATCTTTATACGATATAAAGATGTAACAAAAAAATAATTCAGGTAGCAAATTTTTGCTGTTTTACGGTTTAATATTCCACAGGTAGCTTAATAAGGATTCCATGCCGTTTATGATTAATGAGTATGGTCAATTCAATTACGAACAAGATTCTAATGGCGCTTACAGTTATTTTTTGGAAAAGTTTATTGACAAAGCAGGTAAAGACGCATCTATCGCTAAAATTAAAGATGAGATTTTAGAATCTGATTGCAGCCAAGAAGACCCCGGCATTATTGAAAAAGCCAAGGTCCATCTTAGAAATTTTATAAACGAAAAATAATTTTTAATTTCTTCTTGAAGCAAACTTTGATAAAAGCTTCAGCATTTCTATATATAGCCATACAAGTGTTACAAGCAATGCAAAACCGCCGTACCATTCCATATATTTTGGCGCATAAGATTGTACACCTCTTTCTATAATATCAAAGTCCAAAAGAAAATTAAAAGAAGCAACACCCACAACAAGCAGGCTGAAACCTATTCCTATCATGCCCGATTCATGGATATACGGTACGCTTTTGCCAAAAAAGCTCAAAATCCAGCTTGCCAAATATACTATTAAAATTGCGAAAGTTGCTATCATAACACTTGC encodes:
- a CDS encoding ATP-binding protein; this translates as MLPRQLSKTILEISKHFSVILITGPRQVGKTTLLETLAPEREYVTLDDLEQRRLAKEDPGLFLQIHKPPLIIDEVQYAPELFSYIKMHVDKNQQPGAFWLTGSQKFHLMKNVTETLAGRVAIIDMLGISYPELTNNIEHSSAFLPTDEWIENRIKLKTKPLDINEVYEIIFRGSFPKLLSDKDMPRDIFYSSYVQTYITRDVKDITKIGDEIQFLNFLKAIAARTGQLINYTDIARDVDIDVKTAKAWASILETSGLIKFLYPYYNNITKRIIKTPKMYFLDTGLCAYLTGWDTPKTLANGAMNGAIFETYVFAEILKSYWNNGKTPNIYFYRDTNQQEIDFVFDTDGTLYPVEVKKTAAPLRKNISSFKVLEKLGKPVGKGAVICLYDKILPLNREINIVPVGEI
- a CDS encoding glycosyltransferase family 8 protein translates to MEINVCFASDDNYSQHLAVAIASTLLNTAKDDFINCFIIDDGISNENKAKIAEISKFAPCRITYVKINPEDFKGCYLPEGVHFTMATFYRLKAPSLFPDIDKIIYLDSDMIIQGSLATLFDKDLADYYVAGARDIFALDENSIYINAGMSMFNLAKMRQDNVEDALLDYVRNNATSCPDQDAINVVCKGKILPVELKWNNQCMKVYQTTDPSVKTKKTEKTQILHFIGKCKPWQHKGHYEQKVIYYHYLNKTPFADFKTKYLQWIENIITAAFCFYEEGDHYKYRIFTLKGKIKKRK